Proteins encoded within one genomic window of Paramisgurnus dabryanus chromosome 13, PD_genome_1.1, whole genome shotgun sequence:
- the irx4a gene encoding iroquois-class homeodomain protein IRX-4a: protein MSYPQFGYPYSSAPQFLMTTNSLTSCCESSTRSISDSSAQTPVYCPVYESRLLATARHELSSAAALGVYGNPYTSSQGYGNYVTYGADASAFYSLGTFDAKDGSATAHAGITQAAAYYPYDPTLGQYQYDRYGSMEGGTRRKNATRETTSTLKAWLQEHRKNPYPTKGEKIMLAIITKMTLTQVSTWFANARRRLKKENKMTWPPRNKGSDEKKYDDDEDGSQEDQIKSETNDDESKSREDKELQLSDLDDFDTIESESSECELKHRFHMNAHMATTDDRPKETSPKLSIPGLLEADRDLTKSCLKTSADDCEHDVGDLRHTKTCFQQQGHPLLDSKPRIWSLAQTATSLIPTEYSSCMLRCQPSPSACSPVNGLDRQQDSPVTTLRNWVDGVFHDPLFRHSSLNQAQTNTTVSWTTTTKGAILETEALGRSIANTNVIKTQQLEASKDSMTFPKGVNKIFCS from the exons ATGTCCTATCCTCAATTCGGATATCCTTACTCTTCTGCACCACAG TTCCTCATGACCACCAACTCTTTGACATCTTGCTGCGAGTCGAGTACCAGATCCATCTCGGATTCTTCAGCGCAGACGCCCGTCTACTGTCCCGTCTATGAAAGCAGACTGCTGGCCACTGCCAGACACGAGCTGAGCTCCGCCGCTGCGCTGGGAGTCTATGGGAACCCGTACACAAGCAGTCAAGGATATGGGAATTATGTTACTTATGGAGCCGACGCCTCTGCATTCTACTCTTTG GGAACGTTTGATGCCAAGGATGGAAGTGCGACTGCGCATGCGGGTATAACCCAGGCTGCCGCATATTACCCATATGATCCCACCCTGGGACAGTATCAGTATGACAG ATACGGATCTATGGAGGGAGGAACCAGAAGAAAAAATGCCACCCGTGAGACGACCAGCACGTTAAAAGCGTGGCTTCAGGAGCACAGGAAAAACCCATATCCTACCAAAGGAGAGAAGATCATGCTGGCCATCATCACCAAGATGACCCTCACACAAGTGTCCACATGGTTcgccaacgccaggaggagacTCAAGAAGGAGAACAAGATGACATGGCCACCGAGAAACAAGGGCTCAGACGAGAAAAAATACGATGACGATGAGGATGGATCACAGGAAGATCAAATCAAAAGTGAAACCAATGATGATG AGAGTAAAAGTCGAGAGGACAAGGAACTTCAGTTAAGTGACTTGGACGATTTTGACACCATTGAGTCAGAGAGCTCGGAGTGTGAACTTAAACATCGCTTTCACATGAACGCGCACATGGCGACCACCGACGATCGCCCCAAAGAAACCTCTCCAAAACTCTCCATTCCGGGTCTGCTCGAAGCTGACCGCGATTTAACCAAAAGTTGCTTAAAGACGTCCGCCGATGACTGCGAACATGACGTCGGCGACCTTCGGCACACCAAAACGTGTTTCCAACAGCAAGGCCATCCATTACTGGACAGCAAACCACGAATCTGGTCTTTGGCCCAGACCGCGACCTCGCTGATCCCAACAGAGTACTCTTCATGTATGCTTAGATGTCAACCATCACCCTCTGCCTGCTCGCCTGTTAACGGCCTAGATAGACAGCAGGATTCACCGGTCACCACTCTCAGAAACTGGGTAGATGGAGTTTTTCACGACCCCTTGTTTAGGCACAGCTCATTAAACCAAGCACAAACGAACACTACAGTTTCTTGGACCACCACGACCAAAGGGGCCATCTTAGAAACAGAAGCCCTTGGACGCTCCATAGCGAACACCAACGTTATAAAAACACAGCAGCTTGAGGCCAGCAAGGACAGTATGACTTTTCCAAAGGGGGTGAATAAAATATTCTGCTCCTAG